The nucleotide sequence CAGTCGTGGTCAAAAAGTATTAATCTCGATGCCCCAATCAAATTCAGACCCACACCACCAGCTTTTGCACTGAGTAAGAAAACTAACGAATCGTCAGCATCCCCATTAAATTTGTCAACGTTTGAATTTCTTTCACCAATACTTGTGGAACCGTCTAGACGTAAGCATTTGATGTTCAAAAAATCGCATAAACCTTGCAACATATTAAGAGTTTTTGTGTGATTTGAAAccaaaacgcatttttctcggtTTTGCACAGTTGAAACGAGAAGAAAATTCTGTACCAGCTCTAATTTCGCTGAGTCGAACGGGCCCATCTCTGAACAATCTGGCAAACAACGTTCCAAATTACGCGATaataaatttggtgttttagtaCGTGCAACCAGGGAGGGatggttacaaattttctttagtATAGTAATTGTTTGCAGTGGTGTTAAATCTTTTAGTATAGTTTCCTTCCGTTGGGTATATAGTTGAAGAGCTTTTTTCAACATAAACTGCTGAAGTTCCGAGGGTTGAACAAAGCATATATATTCATTCTTTTTTGGCAAATACTGTCCATTCACATTTTGTAAGCGGCGAAGCACAAATCGTTCTGAAATTCTCATAAGCTCCTGTGTTCGTTGTGCTGCTAAATTCTTAATTTCTGTGGTAGCATCAGGGGACTGACTTTCTTGCAAAGGGACTTCGTAGTATGAATGGTATTCCTGATTGGTGCCAAATATACCGGGGTTTACAAAATCCGCTAGTGCATAGAATTCTCCCAAATCATTTTGCACTGGTGTACCTGTAATGATTATTCGGCGTGGAATATTAAGTTTTCGGAGAGCAGCAACTATTTTTGTCGATTGGTTTTTGAGGCGATGACCTTCGTCGCATATTAGCATGTCGAACTTCAAACGCAAAAAATCTGCAACGTGGCCAAGAAGATTTTCATACGAAACAATTACGAAGGGAATATGTAGTTGCTGTGAATATgattccaatttttgttttccgcCTACAACATATGCATACGTTCGTTCATTTTTCAGCCATTTCCTCAATTCGTTTTCCCAATTCCGCGTGAGTGTACTTGGTGTAACAACAAGTACGCGTTGGAGTACTCGCTCGCCACCGTAAGGGCCAACTTTCAGAAGGGTATGCGCTAACGTAATACACTGCAACGTTTTGCCCAAACCCATTTCATCAGCGAGTATGCAACCCCGATACATTGGGTCTTGGAAGCCCATTACGCATTTGTAAATGAATGAGACACCTTCTCGTTGATGAGGACGCAGGTTTTGAGCGAGTCTGTGTGAAACTTCGACAGGTTGTATCCGTCGATTCGTAGGATTCAATTTCATAATATAATCTGCTGGCGGACAAGGTAAGTAAAAAGCATTCGTTTCCACTTTTGATGAACAACCTTTTCCACGACTTATGTAAGAGTTCTTCTTTTTTAGATTTGATTTGTCAAGTTCCATTTCAGCCACACTTTCTAATAATTCAATTTCCTTATCGGCTATCAGCAATATCAAACCAATTTTCAATTCTTCTACATTTATGTTTTCTAGTGCGCCCATTTCATGCCCGTTTTGGTCTCTTAGAATACCTTTGCTAACACCTAAATGAACTTCAAATATACCGTCGCCATCCCATGTTTTGTTCTTCCTTGTTGACACAGCTCGCCAAACGACATTATACAGTATTTTATCTTCTACTGTTCCTCTAGATAATTCATCATagtcgaatttttcattttcgccTTTTTTTGATACTATATTATCAGCTCTCATATCATTACTTGAATTGAATGCATATGGCCCCTGATATAatgtagatattttttctttctttttcaatCCGCCACTTTGCTGATCTTCATCAGAGCTCCAGCGAATCTCTGCTTGTTTTTTACGCAAAGCAAAATATTCGTTTCTATCAGTGATTTGCTCCAATAGTTCTATCTCCTTTCCACCTACAACCATCTGGCAACCTTCTTCCAATTCGTCAAGTTTTAACTTTGTATTGGTACCTATATATTTCCCGGTGCTGTCCTTAAGAACCGCCCGTGGAACATCCAACTGTACTTCTAGTAGTCCATCACCATCCCatgttttatgcttttttttagttatttcgcGCCAGACcacattaaaaattagtttcgagCTAAAAGCATCAATGTTTTCTTTGGAGCTGTGCCTTTCAAATTTACCCGCTCCTATCTTCGATGTGCCCCAGCTTTCCTCGTTCAAAGTGGTTGAACTCACTTCATCTTCAGTATGTTCCACATTTTCAAACAGATTATCAATCTTTCTACGTTTTTCCACTTCTCGTGCCTTTAGCGCGGAAGGAGCGAATGACCGTCTCATAATAAATCAACACAATTTGGTttcgaaattattaaatttatttattctttgaaCCAACTTTGAACTATTTACatctaaaattaaaatcaaacgatctgaagcaaggcgaattcatacaaGGCGACTTCGGTAGAACAACAATATGTACATGTACTTTGATTTTGTAATTTATCGGTTTCAATACCAAATTTCAATGATAATGTCAACAAAGAATCACGACAGCAACAAGGAAGAAGGCGTCTacccaaaacagttactttatttttcgcaattttgacattttgacGTCAGTTtcctatacaaaacaaaaaaagtttatttgtgGGCTCTaacgacacagcgaattcgaAAGGCGCAACCGTGTATTCTAGCTTTTGTAATTTCAGACCTGGCAACTCGTATCTTCTCGGGAGTTCtgcccaaggcgaatttattacaggtgacagcaaacacatataagtaaaaccctacatgtatttgttgttgcgtttggtgcaagcatcatgtcaaaatcagcaagcaaatgtaaacataataatgtaaacataccaatacatacaaacaaagcatatcattttgacgtaagccatgcctacggcgaaaaattcagctgggtgaatgctgtcaccttattaaatccaccttggttcTGCCTCACCATCAAACTAAGCGAATTGTGTGCCATAGGTGATGCCTTGCCAAAagagttactttatttttcgcggttCTGACAAGTCCGACGTCAGGTCCTTTACCAATACAAAACAGAATAATATTACATGTTTGCAACACCATTTTGGAAGATGCAATCtcttattatattacttttagtACCAGATTTTGAAGGTGGCATTGAGtttatatttttcctttatcttccattagttaaaattttacaatagcccaccaaattgttgtatttgttgaaTCGATATAACCTAGTACATATTTGCCTCGTCAGCTGCAATACCGAAGTCACCGACGGTCACTATGCACAACCGGTGACGTCAGTGCtgcaaactaaacaaaaaaaaggcgaTGAGTAaacgaaaataattaaaaaccgtCAAAGGCAAGAAACTATACACGCGAACACACACTTTCCAGCCATGACGTCACCTTCCTGCGTGTAGCGtaatacacataacagaagtgaaactttcaaggcagacaaagaaagagggagagacccgagagagaatgacgCCGGAATGAAAGTAGTCACcaaaaaaaactccaaaaaaattgggatcaaATAACGCCctaaacagtaggcaccaagaaaatttaacgccaaaaagtaggcaccaaaaatatatttcctacaagtttgcaccaacaaacaagcgcaaattagcaaccacaaggaaaaacgcaggaaaaatagcctaaagtgtatctaagatacatATTAGGCATAGCtccctctctccttttcctctacgttatatcatggccttaaaattttactctccattctcgctcgtccatcgatgcctaagaagtttcactttaaaagcaaaaaaaatttcagttggaAGTATTCTTATAGTTCCTCCTTTGACAATTTAACACGTGTcactttatatttattatttcttctaatATAAAAATCATAAGCCATTCTCTGATTATTCGCAAGTAACTTGTAACTACTTACGTCATAGGGTGTCAAAAtcgctaaaaagaaaaaagctaaTGCCTTCGAAAGGCAGCACCTTCTGTATTTGGTACATTGTGTTTTTTGATCTGCCGTGGTCCCAAAATTCTTCCTCTTGGGAGTTAAGAATTCGAGGACTTTTTTCTCAAGAATATTTGAAACTGGTCTAATTGTTGAGATGCATTTACTATGAAagtgcaaatatttaaaatgtcaaataatattatattattttgtttattcaaatttatacaaaattataaatctattTTGTTGTTCTAACATTCATGGTAACCCTACACGTGTTTTACGTTCAGCGATTTCTCACTTGTTATTTACgcacatttattttgcttatttacaacTCTTCTGCCCTCAGTGAAGCACTTAGCCGAGAGGTTGCATTGCATTTTTGgccaattaatatataaataactaataaaaacattagCAAAATGGTGAGTTATAAATATATTGTTGACTAGTATTGTTTACGAGGAAATAATGTTTTTCAGACCGAAGAAGTAAGCCCAAAAGCATTCCCGCTCGCTGATGCCCAGCTCACATCAAAAATCATGAATTTATTGCAACAGGCATTAAATTACAATCAACTTCGCAAAGGAGCTAACGAAGCCACTAAGACACTAAATCGTGGTCTTTCCGATATAATTGTAATGGCTGCTGATACAGAACCCATCGAAATTCTACTACATTTACCACTGCTATGCGAAGATAAAAATGTTCCCTATGTGTTTGTACGTTCCAAGCAGGCACTAGGTCGTGCATGTGGTGTATCAAGACCGATTGTTGCTTGCTCTGTTACAACAAATGATGGTTCGCAACTCAAATCACAAATCCAATCAATTCAACATGAAATAGAAAGACTTCTAGTATAAAGTGATATTTTCGTTATCACAACAATTAAGatgtacaaatacatacatacatggtatTTTGAATGATAGAAATTAAACGATTTTTCTCATTTACTTACAgaaaaagttagttttattgctagtatttacactttttattaGAGACTTGATCAGGATACGaaatttcggttaattttcGTGTTGCGAATACTTTCAGTTTGTTAGTGGATCACATCCAAAAATCAACAATTCGATCTTGGTAAATTCTTGGATATTTTTAGAAGAAGTCAGAACAACAGAGAGCCTGGTTTAAACATATAAGTCCAAAAGTATATACATTATGCATATCacagaaaaatacaataaagagCATTGAGAGTAAAACTTAAAGCACTTATTTGGTTTTGGAAGAAATTCCGTTGACTCGTGCTTGTAAGCAATCTTGCATATTATGATTGCAGTTTCTACATCTATCGTTGGTATGGTCTCGCAAAGGGCAATGGCTgctcgtggctttcttaacaactcgtcagttctggatttgttgaaattggaaaacgtttgtttagttattctGCAAATATCCATGTGGGCACGCATTGGGGCATCCTATTTCTACCACTTCTGATTCGTTATAGGATGCCACTTGtcttgccagctcatcagctttctcatttccttctatgttcccaTGGCCAGGCACCCAGATGAAAGCGATGTGTGTTGTCCGCGCTAAAGCATTAAGTTCTTCTTGGAATTGCCTgacaatttttgaattggttgtaggtgactttagaGCTAAGATGGCTGATtgactatttgaaaaaatacatactttAGATAGTTTTGTGGATGGTTTTTAATTATCCCACAAGCTATTCTAAAGTATAGGGTAGCGGCAGTAAAATTTTATGAGTTACTAGTAAGCCTTTGGCTGTCTAAGATAACACTATGTCTAAACATCCTAGCATTCTAAAAACCAACTTATTTGATTCTGAACACGGTATTTATTGCTGTTAACCGTAGTTGTAAGTTTATTGGTAACAGGTAGAGCGTGATATTAAGTGCCTCTGCTGAACACGATCACATAGCTCCAGTTATTCCTGCGCAGGCTGCTTGTTGTACGCTTGTTAGTTGCCTAACGTTGTACTGCTTCTTTAATGCAGGCCACCTTTTCGCAAGTGCAGAAGCTTTATCTACCCGCTTTTCTACATTGTGCCTCCAGTTAAGCCTCCAACCGCATTGATCGATGGTAGTTTAGTTGGTCTACCGTAaagtccctgtcgaacccgacgaagtacaatgacaaggtggatatcaccttcaacggtcgtgcttcgccgaagagatgcgcgtgctattttagccggcaatttattctgcatcctccggccgacagatccaagggctgaagaggtggaccgcgaactacctgagtggtcgtcattcgtcggtgatatttcgagaccaaacatctaaacagaggaaaataaagcaaggtgtaccgcaggttGGTGCCCTTTCAcccttgtttttcaacttctatatctcaaaactcccccagccaccagagggagtctccctggtctcatgcaccgacgactgcacgataacgGCGTCGGGCAAttacattgatggcctatgctccaaggtaaacgactacccCGCCAACCTttgtcgcttcttcactgcgaagAATTTACAACTCTCCCCCattaaatccacggcgacccttttcaccacctggacaaaggaggtcaagctacaactcaaggtgaaagtcgatgatacacaaattccgacggttaacaaccccaaaatagtgggagttacctttgacagcttgctctccttctcagcgcatacaaccgctattgcaactaaaATACAGAATCGCAAAAAAGATTCTCAAGTTGCTCGCCGGCAGCATTTGGAgcaaagacaaggaaatgttgctgtcgactttcaaagcaataggctgaccggttctaaactatgctgcgcctaactggtcgcctggaaccagtgattcgcagtggacgaagcttcataCCTGCCAAAACGCTGCATTAAGGACCGGAAATTGTCCAGTAAGCAGTTTCTggtagggtgttaccgcaggcctctcccatgcagacacctgctcgagcctgagccacctcccaggcaaatcaggaggcatttcctcaactacgcggacgagatcttaGACAAAACAAACAGACAGCTACTGAATCGGACAGTGtgcagacaggccataaacgacattcatcgggagactctcccCACcctcttaagctcccgacccccgaatgccgttatcggagtcgaaccaccaccaatcgcagacgaagagctccaacttccccgagagtcccgcgtaaccttggcacaattacgttcggGCTAttttagcaggttaaactcctacttatccagaatcgaccccgacgtaCTAAACATTTATCCAGTATGTGAAGGCACCACGCACGACACtagccaccttttcacatgccgtattaaacccactcatctaacacccctccccctctggacccaatccgtcgaaacagctagtttcctgggcctaccgttagatgagctagacgaagacgaccggtgattacgctaCACTAACTGGGCAagatgctgctacaacaacaacaacatggtaGTTTAAatgctgttcactagacagggctagtttactggggcggcagcccttgttCGGAAAAAAACCGAGTTATTCTGGTAACGTGGAACCGACTGCCATGGTACAGTGTTTAGagagtcaataaacgacattcaccgggagaccgtcatcaccttcttaagcttccgtcctgtgaatgccgtaatcggagtccaatcaccacctatagcagatgaggagctccagcttccccatgagacacgtgtaacactggcacaaatacgttctggatactgtagcaggttaaaatcctacctatccagaatcgacctccACATACCAAGCattgtccggcatgtgaaggcaccccgcacgacactaaccaccttttcatatgccctctaaaaccgactcataTAACACCCCTCTCagtctggacccaacccgtcgaaacagcatgtttgggtatattcagaaacgcattataatgcgcaacgtacttttgcagtgttggcaatgcgttcagaaatgcaaatatggcagtactgcaaatgcatcgcgttccaaaacgccatttttgtatcaaacgtcacgcattatttgca is from Anastrepha ludens isolate Willacy chromosome 4, idAnaLude1.1, whole genome shotgun sequence and encodes:
- the LOC128859616 gene encoding DNA repair and recombination protein RAD54B-like; amino-acid sequence: MRRSFAPSALKAREVEKRRKIDNLFENVEHTEDEVSSTTLNEESWGTSKIGAGKFERHSSKENIDAFSSKLIFNVVWREITKKKHKTWDGDGLLEVQLDVPRAVLKDSTGKYIGTNTKLKLDELEEGCQMVVGGKEIELLEQITDRNEYFALRKKQAEIRWSSDEDQQSGGLKKKEKISTLYQGPYAFNSSNDMRADNIVSKKGENEKFDYDELSRGTVEDKILYNVVWRAVSTRKNKTWDGDGIFEVHLGVSKGILRDQNGHEMGALENINVEELKIGLILLIADKEIELLESVAEMELDKSNLKKKNSYISRGKGCSSKVETNAFYLPCPPADYIMKLNPTNRRIQPVEVSHRLAQNLRPHQREGVSFIYKCVMGFQDPMYRGCILADEMGLGKTLQCITLAHTLLKVGPYGGERVLQRVLVVTPSTLTRNWENELRKWLKNERTYAYVVGGKQKLESYSQQLHIPFVIVSYENLLGHVADFLRLKFDMLICDEGHRLKNQSTKIVAALRKLNIPRRIIITGTPVQNDLGEFYALADFVNPGIFGTNQEYHSYYEVPLQESQSPDATTEIKNLAAQRTQELMRISERFVLRRLQNVNGQYLPKKNEYICFVQPSELQQFMLKKALQLYTQRKETILKDLTPLQTITILKKICNHPSLVARTKTPNLLSRNLERCLPDCSEMGPFDSAKLELVQNFLLVSTVQNREKCVLVSNHTKTLNMLQGLCDFLNIKCLRLDGSTSIGERNSNVDKFNGDADDSLVFLLSAKAGGVGLNLIGASRLILFDHDWNPATDAQAMSRIWRDGQQRDVHIYRLVTAGCIEEKIFQRQVAKISLADCVSLKGSSDITMKFSAEELLDLFNLQEDYSVCQTHENLNCGCEGDGQNSVFFDTAQTVRKINELMSWKHYKPPFNVEFLETACLGKATDNLMYIFANQTDFN
- the LOC128861585 gene encoding NHP2-like protein 1 homolog; amino-acid sequence: MTEEVSPKAFPLADAQLTSKIMNLLQQALNYNQLRKGANEATKTLNRGLSDIIVMAADTEPIEILLHLPLLCEDKNVPYVFVRSKQALGRACGVSRPIVACSVTTNDGSQLKSQIQSIQHEIERLLV